A genome region from Ctenopharyngodon idella isolate HZGC_01 chromosome 5, HZGC01, whole genome shotgun sequence includes the following:
- the eeig1b gene encoding protein FAM102A isoform X1: protein MAFLIKKKKFKFQIHFTLEELTAVPFVNGMLFCKIRLLDGGDFSISSSRQEVQENCVRWRKKYSFVCKMSASPATGVLDPCICRVSVRKELKGGKAFSKLGFADLNLAEFAGSGSTVRCCILEGYDTKNTRQDNSILKVTIGMTLLSGDPCFKTPVSTAKTIAMAGQDPSLQLDRKGEGTADHSPAPLGGSTRRSVKTRPCVNNSVGLQEGLEENLSSPDEVFHTGHSRNSSFASQQSKISGGTQGTIKRASGYSTEHSHSSSLTDLSQHRRNTSTSSSNTSGGTSTTIESPVEPEKEVAKPERPPRPPRPALPPNRPSRRKKDSVESHPTWVDDTRIDADDIVEKIVQSQNFADVSNNEDSNLTLFISRDGTTALSGIQLVNRVSAGVFEPVVIESH from the exons ATggcttttttaataaaaaagaagaagttTAAGTTTCAGATACACTTCACCCTGGAGGAGCTCACGGCTGTGCCGTTCGTGAACGGAATGCTCTTCTGCAAAATCAGACTGTTGGATGGTGGAGACTTTTCCATTTCTTCATCTAG GCAAGAGGTTCAGGAGAACTGTGTTCGCTGGCGAAAGAAGTACTCCTTTGTGTGTAAGATGAGTGCCAGTCCTGCCACGGGGGTCCTGGACCCCTGCATTTGCCGAGTGTCTGTGCGTAAG GAACTTAAAGGTGGAAAGGCTTTTTCAAAG CTGGGCTTTGCTGACCTCAACTTGGCGGAGTTTGCTGGTTCAGGCTCCACTGTTCGCTGCTGTATACTGGAGGGCTATGACACCAAGAACACTCGGCAGGACAACTCCATACTCAAG GTTACCATTGGCATGACTCTTCTCTCTGGAGATCCCTGCTTCAAAAC GCCTGTGAGCACAGCTAAGACCATTGCCATGGCTGGGCAGGACCCCTCTCTGCAGCTGGACCGCAAGGGAGAGGGTACCGCCGACCACTCTCCAGCACCCCTCGGCGGCAGCACTCGCCGATCAGTCAAAACCAGACCCTGTGTGAACAACTCGG TAGGCCTTCAGGAGGGGTTGGAGGAGAACCTGTCCAGTCCAGATGAAGTGTTCCACACGGGACACTCTCGCAACTCCAGCTTTGCCAGCCAACAGAGCAAAATCTCAGGTGGGACTCAGGGCACGATCAAAAGAGCATCAG GCTACAGCACAGAGCACTCTCACTCCTCCAGCCTGACAGATCTGTCCCAGCACCGGCGGAACACTTccaccagcagcagcaacaCATCAGGAGGCACGTCTACAACTATCGAAAGCCCTGTAGAGCCGGAGAAAGAGGTGGCAAAACCAGAGAGGCCCCCACGTCCCCCTCGCCCTGCTCTGCCCCCAAACAGACCCTCAAG GAGAAAGAAGGACTCTGTGGAGAGCCATCCCACGTGGGTGGACGACACACGAATCGATGCAGATGATATTGTGGAGAAGATTGTGCAGAGTCAGAACTTTGCGGATGTCAGCAACAATGAAG acagcaatttaacacTGTTTATCAGTAGAGATGGGACCACAGCATTAAGTGGCATCCAGCTTGTCAACAG GGTGTCTGCAGGTGTTTTTGAACCGGTGGTGATTGAGAGCCATTAG
- the eeig1b gene encoding protein FAM102A isoform X3, translated as MAFLIKKKKFKFQIHFTLEELTAVPFVNGMLFCKIRLLDGGDFSISSSRQEVQENCVRWRKKYSFVCKMSASPATGVLDPCICRVSVRKELKGGKAFSKLGFADLNLAEFAGSGSTVRCCILEGYDTKNTRQDNSILKVTIGMTLLSGDPCFKTPVSTAKTIAMAGQDPSLQLDRKGEGTADHSPAPLGGSTRRSVKTRPCVNNSVGLQEGLEENLSSPDEVFHTGHSRNSSFASQQSKISGYSTEHSHSSSLTDLSQHRRNTSTSSSNTSGGTSTTIESPVEPEKEVAKPERPPRPPRPALPPNRPSRRKKDSVESHPTWVDDTRIDADDIVEKIVQSQNFADVSNNEDSNLTLFISRDGTTALSGIQLVNRVSAGVFEPVVIESH; from the exons ATggcttttttaataaaaaagaagaagttTAAGTTTCAGATACACTTCACCCTGGAGGAGCTCACGGCTGTGCCGTTCGTGAACGGAATGCTCTTCTGCAAAATCAGACTGTTGGATGGTGGAGACTTTTCCATTTCTTCATCTAG GCAAGAGGTTCAGGAGAACTGTGTTCGCTGGCGAAAGAAGTACTCCTTTGTGTGTAAGATGAGTGCCAGTCCTGCCACGGGGGTCCTGGACCCCTGCATTTGCCGAGTGTCTGTGCGTAAG GAACTTAAAGGTGGAAAGGCTTTTTCAAAG CTGGGCTTTGCTGACCTCAACTTGGCGGAGTTTGCTGGTTCAGGCTCCACTGTTCGCTGCTGTATACTGGAGGGCTATGACACCAAGAACACTCGGCAGGACAACTCCATACTCAAG GTTACCATTGGCATGACTCTTCTCTCTGGAGATCCCTGCTTCAAAAC GCCTGTGAGCACAGCTAAGACCATTGCCATGGCTGGGCAGGACCCCTCTCTGCAGCTGGACCGCAAGGGAGAGGGTACCGCCGACCACTCTCCAGCACCCCTCGGCGGCAGCACTCGCCGATCAGTCAAAACCAGACCCTGTGTGAACAACTCGG TAGGCCTTCAGGAGGGGTTGGAGGAGAACCTGTCCAGTCCAGATGAAGTGTTCCACACGGGACACTCTCGCAACTCCAGCTTTGCCAGCCAACAGAGCAAAATCTCAG GCTACAGCACAGAGCACTCTCACTCCTCCAGCCTGACAGATCTGTCCCAGCACCGGCGGAACACTTccaccagcagcagcaacaCATCAGGAGGCACGTCTACAACTATCGAAAGCCCTGTAGAGCCGGAGAAAGAGGTGGCAAAACCAGAGAGGCCCCCACGTCCCCCTCGCCCTGCTCTGCCCCCAAACAGACCCTCAAG GAGAAAGAAGGACTCTGTGGAGAGCCATCCCACGTGGGTGGACGACACACGAATCGATGCAGATGATATTGTGGAGAAGATTGTGCAGAGTCAGAACTTTGCGGATGTCAGCAACAATGAAG acagcaatttaacacTGTTTATCAGTAGAGATGGGACCACAGCATTAAGTGGCATCCAGCTTGTCAACAG GGTGTCTGCAGGTGTTTTTGAACCGGTGGTGATTGAGAGCCATTAG
- the eeig1b gene encoding protein FAM102A isoform X4, whose product MAFLIKKKKFKFQIHFTLEELTAVPFVNGMLFCKIRLLDGGDFSISSSRQEVQENCVRWRKKYSFVCKMSASPATGVLDPCICRVSVRKELKGGKAFSKLGFADLNLAEFAGSGSTVRCCILEGYDTKNTRQDNSILKVTIGMTLLSGDPCFKTPVSTAKTIAMAGQDPSLQLDRKGEGTADHSPAPLGGSTRRSVKTRPCVNNSGLQEGLEENLSSPDEVFHTGHSRNSSFASQQSKISGYSTEHSHSSSLTDLSQHRRNTSTSSSNTSGGTSTTIESPVEPEKEVAKPERPPRPPRPALPPNRPSRRKKDSVESHPTWVDDTRIDADDIVEKIVQSQNFADVSNNEDSNLTLFISRDGTTALSGIQLVNRVSAGVFEPVVIESH is encoded by the exons ATggcttttttaataaaaaagaagaagttTAAGTTTCAGATACACTTCACCCTGGAGGAGCTCACGGCTGTGCCGTTCGTGAACGGAATGCTCTTCTGCAAAATCAGACTGTTGGATGGTGGAGACTTTTCCATTTCTTCATCTAG GCAAGAGGTTCAGGAGAACTGTGTTCGCTGGCGAAAGAAGTACTCCTTTGTGTGTAAGATGAGTGCCAGTCCTGCCACGGGGGTCCTGGACCCCTGCATTTGCCGAGTGTCTGTGCGTAAG GAACTTAAAGGTGGAAAGGCTTTTTCAAAG CTGGGCTTTGCTGACCTCAACTTGGCGGAGTTTGCTGGTTCAGGCTCCACTGTTCGCTGCTGTATACTGGAGGGCTATGACACCAAGAACACTCGGCAGGACAACTCCATACTCAAG GTTACCATTGGCATGACTCTTCTCTCTGGAGATCCCTGCTTCAAAAC GCCTGTGAGCACAGCTAAGACCATTGCCATGGCTGGGCAGGACCCCTCTCTGCAGCTGGACCGCAAGGGAGAGGGTACCGCCGACCACTCTCCAGCACCCCTCGGCGGCAGCACTCGCCGATCAGTCAAAACCAGACCCTGTGTGAACAACTCGG GCCTTCAGGAGGGGTTGGAGGAGAACCTGTCCAGTCCAGATGAAGTGTTCCACACGGGACACTCTCGCAACTCCAGCTTTGCCAGCCAACAGAGCAAAATCTCAG GCTACAGCACAGAGCACTCTCACTCCTCCAGCCTGACAGATCTGTCCCAGCACCGGCGGAACACTTccaccagcagcagcaacaCATCAGGAGGCACGTCTACAACTATCGAAAGCCCTGTAGAGCCGGAGAAAGAGGTGGCAAAACCAGAGAGGCCCCCACGTCCCCCTCGCCCTGCTCTGCCCCCAAACAGACCCTCAAG GAGAAAGAAGGACTCTGTGGAGAGCCATCCCACGTGGGTGGACGACACACGAATCGATGCAGATGATATTGTGGAGAAGATTGTGCAGAGTCAGAACTTTGCGGATGTCAGCAACAATGAAG acagcaatttaacacTGTTTATCAGTAGAGATGGGACCACAGCATTAAGTGGCATCCAGCTTGTCAACAG GGTGTCTGCAGGTGTTTTTGAACCGGTGGTGATTGAGAGCCATTAG
- the eeig1b gene encoding protein FAM102A isoform X2, which produces MAFLIKKKKFKFQIHFTLEELTAVPFVNGMLFCKIRLLDGGDFSISSSRQEVQENCVRWRKKYSFVCKMSASPATGVLDPCICRVSVRKELKGGKAFSKLGFADLNLAEFAGSGSTVRCCILEGYDTKNTRQDNSILKVTIGMTLLSGDPCFKTPVSTAKTIAMAGQDPSLQLDRKGEGTADHSPAPLGGSTRRSVKTRPCVNNSGLQEGLEENLSSPDEVFHTGHSRNSSFASQQSKISGGTQGTIKRASGYSTEHSHSSSLTDLSQHRRNTSTSSSNTSGGTSTTIESPVEPEKEVAKPERPPRPPRPALPPNRPSRRKKDSVESHPTWVDDTRIDADDIVEKIVQSQNFADVSNNEDSNLTLFISRDGTTALSGIQLVNRVSAGVFEPVVIESH; this is translated from the exons ATggcttttttaataaaaaagaagaagttTAAGTTTCAGATACACTTCACCCTGGAGGAGCTCACGGCTGTGCCGTTCGTGAACGGAATGCTCTTCTGCAAAATCAGACTGTTGGATGGTGGAGACTTTTCCATTTCTTCATCTAG GCAAGAGGTTCAGGAGAACTGTGTTCGCTGGCGAAAGAAGTACTCCTTTGTGTGTAAGATGAGTGCCAGTCCTGCCACGGGGGTCCTGGACCCCTGCATTTGCCGAGTGTCTGTGCGTAAG GAACTTAAAGGTGGAAAGGCTTTTTCAAAG CTGGGCTTTGCTGACCTCAACTTGGCGGAGTTTGCTGGTTCAGGCTCCACTGTTCGCTGCTGTATACTGGAGGGCTATGACACCAAGAACACTCGGCAGGACAACTCCATACTCAAG GTTACCATTGGCATGACTCTTCTCTCTGGAGATCCCTGCTTCAAAAC GCCTGTGAGCACAGCTAAGACCATTGCCATGGCTGGGCAGGACCCCTCTCTGCAGCTGGACCGCAAGGGAGAGGGTACCGCCGACCACTCTCCAGCACCCCTCGGCGGCAGCACTCGCCGATCAGTCAAAACCAGACCCTGTGTGAACAACTCGG GCCTTCAGGAGGGGTTGGAGGAGAACCTGTCCAGTCCAGATGAAGTGTTCCACACGGGACACTCTCGCAACTCCAGCTTTGCCAGCCAACAGAGCAAAATCTCAGGTGGGACTCAGGGCACGATCAAAAGAGCATCAG GCTACAGCACAGAGCACTCTCACTCCTCCAGCCTGACAGATCTGTCCCAGCACCGGCGGAACACTTccaccagcagcagcaacaCATCAGGAGGCACGTCTACAACTATCGAAAGCCCTGTAGAGCCGGAGAAAGAGGTGGCAAAACCAGAGAGGCCCCCACGTCCCCCTCGCCCTGCTCTGCCCCCAAACAGACCCTCAAG GAGAAAGAAGGACTCTGTGGAGAGCCATCCCACGTGGGTGGACGACACACGAATCGATGCAGATGATATTGTGGAGAAGATTGTGCAGAGTCAGAACTTTGCGGATGTCAGCAACAATGAAG acagcaatttaacacTGTTTATCAGTAGAGATGGGACCACAGCATTAAGTGGCATCCAGCTTGTCAACAG GGTGTCTGCAGGTGTTTTTGAACCGGTGGTGATTGAGAGCCATTAG